A window from Betta splendens chromosome 1, fBetSpl5.4, whole genome shotgun sequence encodes these proteins:
- the LOC114854262 gene encoding zinc finger protein 318-like, with the protein MHHFDRRDAEARLQGVIHADHQACFNNSAGHASGAPDWGALGTYPRYSVNEPHASMGVDDVGWERPSPRAQNHHSKHSSQVDDPDGEPLEIDSDDPELTRKRNELRAIEERIVQKKVAIALKNVEPFVTMTIPGFCDQESSTYEGETLRNRVNVILQQRQSLGILSKVQSPKKSPSLRKESLLQEDHPLKCRVKALMKKRCPDPCVLRTPAKVFDGVSSAKELNNADEGFQRFLSILNKGVDMDLLSRIVNDDSEGLPNIHSERNKPSKSQRSNSGTSRPSPSRDGSGEDRTATRSRERSHNEGVSLPYEDRRKRDGGDTSYGSSRRSKSPMSEKKKKKEEETNLKLDERHEHLQNVLKTLGLDLEVEEMSKLTDRTQERLYGKKHEIRNEQEREQMASSSSSSSSCCSSYSSRSTSRSCSPSPSRHRRSHSSDSSDSRDSKPRLKQGEGHQGKEPPRLGDTEDKASAYPHPSYHAYPPPHPPPGAFSSFPAAPLPPYSQSTSLHSGECSTGSPSYWTYSQGALPAPFYSSGFSNPQSTYQHFPPTKTVYPQNSNFQDHNLLVNPDLSTSVGQSGSTSGARCLQAVGSRPASQRTPYITQLTGTRAKRYRPSRAQRRLDSWRRKQQQLYENRRQEPVPTLRMPKSAQKGEAKPLEELKQLTEEEIKANLRKKLEAFNQMARQKVSQAASSQLLTSVECQDYL; encoded by the exons ATGCATCATTTTGACAGACGTGATGCTGAGGCCAGACTGCAAGGAGTCATCCACGCCGATCACCAGGCGTGTTTTAACAACAGCGCTGGACACGCGTCAGGAGCGCCTGACTGGGGTGCTTTGGGCACATACCCACGATACTCTGTTAACGAACCGCACGCGAGTATGGGCGTGGACGACGTGGGGTGGGAGCGACCCAGCCCTCGTGCCCAAAACCACCACAGCAAGCATTCGAGCCAGGTGGACGACCCAGATGGAGAACCCCTGGAGATCGATAGCGACGACCCGGAGCTGACCAGGAAGCGCAACGAGCTCAGAGCAATAGAGGAGCGAATTGTGCAGAAGAAAGTTGCCATTGCATTAAAAAATGTCGAGCCATTTGTGACAATGACAATTCCAGGCTTCTGTGATCAGGAGTCCTCTACATATGAAGGTGAAACTCTTCGAAACAGAGTGAATGTAATTCTGCAGCAACGGCAATCTCTCGGTATTCTATCGAAG GTCCAGTCACCAAAGAAATCGCCAAGCCTGAGAAAAGAGAGTTTGCTGCAAGAAGACCATCCTCTGAAATGCAGAGTCAAAGCATTAATGAAGAAGAGATGCCCCGATCCCTGTGTTCTACGAACACCTGCAAAG GTCTTTGATGGCGTTTCCTCAGCCAAGGAGCTGAATAATGCTGATGAGGGCTTCCAGCGCTTCCTCAGCATCCTCAACAAAGGAGTTGACATGGACTTGCTCAGCAGGATAGTCAATGACGACAGCGAGGGGCTCCCGAACATTCATTCTGAGAGGAACAAGCCGAGCAAAAGCCAGCGATCGAACAGCGGCACCTCCCGGCCGAGCCCCAGTCGGGACGGCAGTGGAGAGGACAGGACTGCAACGAGGAGCCGAGAAAGGTCCCACAACGAGGGAGTGTCCCTGCCCTATGAAGACAGGAGGAAGCGTGACGGAGGAGACACCTCTTATGGGTCCAGTAGACGGTCAAAGTCTCCTATGtcggagaagaagaagaagaaagaagaagaaacgaaCCTAAAGTTGGACGAGCGGCATGAACATCTGCAGAATGTTCTTAAAACTCTGGGCTTGGACCTAGAAGTGGAAGAGATGAGCAAACTAACAGACCGAACTCAGGAGAGGCTGTACGGGAAGAAGCACGAAATCAGAAatgagcaggagagggagcagatggcctcctcttcctcctcgtcttcatcttgCTGCTCCTCCTATTCCTCAAGATCAACCTCTAGAAGCTGCAGTCCCAGTCCCTCTCGCCACCGTCGCTCCCACAGCAGCGACTCCAGTGACTCCAGAGACTCCAAACCCAGGCTAAAACAAGGAGAGGGCCACCAAGGCAAAGAGCCCCCGAGGCTTGGAGACACAGAGGACAAAGCCTCTGCTTATCCCCATCCCTCATATCACGCGTATCCCCCTCCCCATCCCCCCCCTGGtgctttttcttcatttccagCTGCACCTTTGCCTCCGTACTCTCAGTCTACTTCTCTCCACAGTGGTGAATGCAGCACCGGCTCACCTTCGTATTGGACTTACAGTCAGGGAGCCCTTCCTGCTCCTTTTTATTCCAGTGGCTTTTCTAACCCACAGAGCACCTACCAACACTTCCCCCCCACTAAGACAGTCTATCCGCAAAACAGTAACTTTCAAGACCATAACTTGCTGGTGAACCCAGACCTGTCTACGAGCGTAGGCCAGAGTGGGTCCACCTCTGGCGCCCGCTGCCTGCAGGCCGTCGGCAGCCGCCCGGCCTCCCAGCGGACGCCGTATATAACGCAGCTGACGGGCACGCGGGCGAAGCGGTACCGCCCGAGCCGCGCGCAGAGGAGATTGGACAGTtggaggagaaaacaacaacagctctaCGAAAACCGGAGACAGGAGCCAGTGCCCACCCTGAGAATGCCCAAATCAGCCCAGAAGGGTGAAGCCAAGCCGCTGGAGGAGCTTAAACAGCTAACGGAGGAGGAAATAAAGGCGAACCTGAGGAAAAAG CTTGAGGCATTTAACCAAATGGCGAGGCAGAAGGTTTCTCAAGCAGCCTCGTCCCAGCTGCTAAC ATCTGTGGAGTGTCAAGATTATCTGTGA
- the LOC114854340 gene encoding cyclin-dependent kinase 12-like, producing MYSHRSEYSDRRPHNDNSTRKWDVYDDRVEGSDRNYRDDRNSYHRYEGDGHSRAERVSRSREYSDSPNRMYSKDSLNREWSRKSPVKRRNTSPHWRSSETKRRRSDKKYDEDYRHRQDHEDKTYRQSPEGFSHINVSKDFKHTPPHKEDARYKNTYKDSRYRPLDEELMYKKQHDSYRPLSPHYKERGQYERSWDCSQGRTWSQDHSKESHVKSRERNDSTYGDYENQCDNRTRFRSNGSIEQYSTSTETNRQSPTVPGQKPAKGFQRFLDVLNKGVNVATLTKIVTQTSADATDRPCSPVSFTSRAEGLQPPVYAGRQQGSQQSNCHWTERRETQRLASPQAHMSFNRQMSPYCEQRREGGQSYLTPLVVESITLEPEDEHRQRQMQGVLQAIGMDLGSDELGQMSHRIQQRLYGKKNEDWGSYRGESVERDTRRTPSPSRQSRSSSSRSNMSPLTQDYLKNKDCYSAESDVTDHIQAGDFCQNSSSSSSLLDDRKCVNSSQENSAASQAFSPSPAYTVSEAPVTPVVPSYSPFPPMTPALPPVLPNLPPHIAIGISRLLLPHLPPIFPYPRIPPLNLLPGVLNPTRHLLPQQISNIRSPLFNLPVPTQPVNATQKSKTLSRPRCLQVIETNQTG from the exons ATGTACTCGCACCGGTCTGAGTACAGTGACAGGCGGCCACACAATGACAACAGTACAAGGAAGTGGGATGTCTATGATGATAGAGTGGAAGGAAGTGATAGGAATTACAGAGATGATAGGAATTCCTATCATAGATATGAGGGAGATGGACACAGCAGGGCCGAGAGGGTAAGCAGAAGTCGAGAGTACAGTGATTCACCTAACAGGATGTACAGCAAAGATTCACTGAACAGAGAGTGGAGCAGAAAAAGCCCAGTAAAGAGACGCAACACTTCTCCCCACTGGAGGTCCTCTGAGACCAAAAGGCGAAGGTCTGACAAAAAGTATGACGAGGATTATAGACACAGGCAAGATCATGAGGATAAAACATACAGGCAGTCACCAGAAGGATTCTCTCATATAAATGTATCCAAGGATTTCAAACATACACCACCACATAAAGAAGATGCGAGATATAAGAATACCTATAAAGATTCCAGATACCGGCCTCTCGATGAGGAGCTCATGTACAAGAAACAGCATGATAGTTACAGACCGTTGTCCCCCCATTACAAAGAGAGAGGTCAATATGAGAGGAGCTGGGACTGTTCACAAGGAAGGACATGGTCACAAGATCACTCTAAAGAG AGTCATGTCAAATCCAGAGAGAGGAATGATAGCACTTACGGTGATTATGAAAACCAGTGTGATAACAGAACAAGGTTTCGTTCAAATGGGTCAATTGAACAG TATTCAACCAGCACTGAAACGAACCGACAAAGTCCTACTGTTCCTGGGCAGAAACCAGCCAAGGGTTTCCAGCGTTTCCTCGATGTGCTCAACAAGGGCGTTAACGTTGCCACGCTCACCAAGATCGTGACTCAAACCTCAGCCGACGCCACTGATCGACCTTGTTCTCCAGTGTCTTTCACAAGCCGTGCTGAAGGTCTGCAGCCTCCTGTTTATGCTGGGAGGCAACAAGGAAGTCAACAAAGTAACTGCCACTGGACTGAGCGCAGGGAAACCCAGAGGCTGGCGTCTCCACAGGCCCACATGTCCTTCAACAGACAGATGAGTCCTTATTGTGAACAAAGGCGTGAGGGAGGACAAAGCTACCTGACTCCATTAGTGGTGGAGAGTATAACCCTGGAACCTGAAGATGagcacaggcagagacagatgcAGGGTGTTTTGCAGGCCATTGGCATGGACTTGGGGTCTGATGAACTGGGACAAATGTCACATCGTATTCAGCAGCGGCTTTATGGAAAAAAGAATGAGGACTGGGGTTCCTATCGCGGGGAAAGTGTAGAAAGGGATACGAGGAGAACGCCCTCTCCAAGCCGTCAAAGTAGATCATCTTCAAGCAGATCCAACATGAGCCCACTCACTCAAGACTATTTAAAGAATAAAGACTGTTATAGTGCTGAGAGTGACGTAACCGATCACATTCAAGCTGGTGACTTTtgccagaacagcagcagcagcagttctttACTAGACGATAGGAAATGTGTAAACAGCTCTCAGGAAAACTCTGCAGCATCACAAGCATTTTCTCCAAGTCCTGCATACACTGTGTCAGAAGCACCTGTCACACCTGTGGTGCCATCATACTCTCCGTTCCCACCAAtgactccagctctgcctccagttCTACCTAATTTGCCCCCTCATATTGCCATTGGCATATCTAGGCTTCTGTTGCCTCACCTACCCCCCATCTTCCCGTACCCCCGTATCCCACCTCTAAACTTATTGCCAGGAGTCCTCAATCCAACTCGGCACCTGCTCCCCCAGCAGATCAGTAATATTCGGTCTCCCCTCTTTAACCTGCCAGTCCCAACACAGCCTGTGAATGCAACACAAAAGTCCAAAACACTATCACGGCCGCGGTGTTTGCAGGTTATTGAAACCAATCAAACTGGATGA
- the sp6 gene encoding transcription factor Sp6: MAHPYEPWLRTAPPSGSSEDMNIPTWWDLHRDIQPGGWIDLQTGQGVGLPSVGPGSSMGLQPSLGPYGSDPQLCNLPPAQHVPASHSSHLFPQDGFKMEPLAPEMLQQEPFSLEEPQESSVSVRPKPQRRSSSRGAGQAVCRCPNCVHAEQLGQSADDSRRKHMHNCHIPGCGKAYAKTSHLKAHLRWHSGDRPFVCNWLFCGKRFTRSDELQRHLQTHTGAKKFSCALCPRVFMRNDHLAKHMRTHESPPGPGEERANGDGRMDKGFDAPTPPQSSAGVSTCDSTEPQLKLKCEADPSVSSVTGQSG, translated from the coding sequence ATGGCCCACCCTTACGAGCCCTGGCTACGGACAGCACCACCCAGTGGCAGCTCAGAAGACATGAACATTCCCACGTGGTGGGACCTCCACAGGGACATCCAGCCCGGCGGCTGGATAGACCTACAAACAGGCCAAGGTGTCGGCCTGCCTTCGGTGGGTCCGGGGAGTTCTATGGGGCTGCAGCCCTCTTTGGGTCCCTACGGTTCAGACCCACAGCTGTGCAACCTGCCTCCGGCTCAACACGTTCCGGCCTCGCACTCGTCCCACCTCTTCCCCCAGGACGGCTTCAAGATGGAGCCGCTGGCTCCTgaaatgctgcagcaggagccgtTTTCCCTGGAGGAACCTCAGGAGAGCTCTGTCTCCGTCCGTCCCAAGCCCCAGCGACGCTCCTCCTCCCGAGGCGCCGGCCAGGCCGTGTGTCGCTGCCCCAACTGCGTCCACGCGGAGCAGCTGGGCCAGAGCGCCGACGACAGCAGGAGAAAGCACATGCACAACTGCCACATTCCTGGCTGTGGCAAGGCCTACGCCAAGACCTCCCACTTGAAGGCCCACCTGCGGTGGCACAGTGGGGACCGGCCCTTTGTCTGCAACTGGCTGTTCTGCGGCAAGAGGTTCACGCGCTCCGATGAGCTGCAGCGGcacctacagacacacaccggGGCCAAGAAGTTCAGCTGCGCGCTGTGCCCCCGAGTCTTCATGCGCAACGATCACCTGGCCAagcacatgcgcacgcacgagTCCCCGCCGGGACCCGGCGAGGAGAGGGCGAACGGCGACGGGAGGATGGACAAGGGCTTCGACGCACCGACGCCTCCTCAGTCGTCAGCCGGCGTGTCCACGTGCGACAGCACAGAGCcgcagctgaagctgaaatgtGAGGCCGACCCCTCGGTCTCTAGTGTGACCGGGCAGTCGGGCTAA
- the scrn2 gene encoding secernin-2 isoform X1, which produces MAEAPMSCDCFVSLPPGSLDDHVIFGKNSDRPRDEVQEVVHYPAASHPPGATLECTFTRIPQVERTHAVILSKPAWMWGAEMGANDQGVCIGNEAVWTREPLAAGEALLGMDLVRLGLERGGSACAALAVITSLLEQHGQGGQCREDPEPFSYHNTFLLVDRSEAWVLETAGKLWAAQRVSEGVRNISNQLSIGAELTAEHPELRGAARARGCWDGEGQFSFSQAFSPEEPPARMELAKQRYHAGAALLRQHQGRITAEVMMSILRDKPSGICMDSGNFCTTGSMVSVLPRDSSLPCIHFFTATPDPSRSIFKPFVFSDCSTPVLRVVSPRFGPDDPAKTQPRFQSKVDRRHELYKAHQVALGTMETNPDVGLAVYEILRDLESQCLGEISAMLSGEIPGDELGDLFFDCVDAEIKFYQ; this is translated from the exons aTGGCAGAGGCTCCCATGTCatgtgactgttttgtttccttgcCCCCTGGCTCCCTGGACGACCACGTGATTTTTGGGAAGAACTCGGACCGGCCCAGGGatgaggtgcaggaggtggtccACTACCCTGCAGCATCCCACCCTCCAGGCGCCACGCTGGAG TGTACCTTCACCCGGATCCCTCAGGTGGAGCGGACCCATGCTGTGATCCTGAGCAAACCTGCCTGGATGTGGGGGGCTGAGATGGGAGCCAACGACCAGGGGGTCTGCATTGGGAACGAGGCGGTGTGGACCAGGGAGCCGCTTGCTGCGGGGGAAGCTCTGCTGGGCATGGACCTGGTCCG ACTGGGCCTGGAGCGGGGCGGCAGCGCCTGCGCAGCGCTGGCTGTGATCACCAGCCTCCTGGAGCAGCATGGCCAGGGCGGCCAGTGCAGGGAGGACCCCGAGCCCTTCAGCTACCACAACACCTTCCTCCTGGTGGACCGCAGCGAGGCGTGGGTGCTGGAAACCGCCGGGAAGCTGTGGGCGGCGCAGAGGGTCTCAG AGGGCGTGAGGAACATCTCCAACCAGCTGAGCATCGGCGCCGAGCTGACGGCGGAGCACCCGGAGCTGCGCGGCGCGGCCCGGGCCCGGGGCTGCTGGGACGGGGAGGGGCAGTTCAGCTTCTCCCAGGCGTTCAGCCCCGAGGAGCCGCCCGCCAGGATGGAGCTGGCCAAGCAGCGCTACCACGCAGGCGCGGCGCTGCTCCGGCAGCACCAAG GCCGGATCACAGCGGAGGTGATGATGTCCATTCTGAGGGACAAGCCCAGCGGCATCTGCATGGACTCGGGCAACTTCTGCACCACAGGCAGCATGGTGTcggttctgcccagagacagcaGCCTGCCCTGCATTCACTTCTTCACCGCCACCCCGGACCCGTCCAG GTCTATATTCAAGCCTTTTGTCTTCTCGGACTGCTCCACTCCAGTGCTGAGGGTCGTCTCCCCGCGGTTCGGCCCAGATGACCCTGCCAAGACGCAGCCTCGCTTTCAGAGCAAAGTGGACCGCAGACACGAGCTGTACAAGGCTCACCAGGTGGCGCTCGGCACCATGGAAACCAACCCG GACGTGGGTTTAGCGGTGTACGAGATCCTGAGGGACCTGGAGTCTCAGTGTCTGGGCGAGATTTCAGCCATGCTGAGTGGAGAAATCCCAGGAGATGAACTGGGAGACTTGTTCTTTGATTGCGTGGATGCGGAGATTAAGTTCTACCAGTGA
- the scrn2 gene encoding secernin-2 isoform X2, with translation MAEAPMSCDCFVSLPPGSLDDHVIFGKNSDRPRDEVQEVVHYPAASHPPGATLECTFTRIPQVERTHAVILSKPAWMWGAEMGANDQGVCIGNEAVWTREPLAAGEALLGMDLVRLGLERGGSACAALAVITSLLEQHGQGGQCREDPEPFSYHNTFLLVDRSEAWVLETAGKLWAAQRVSEGVRNISNQLSIGAELTAEHPELRGAARARGCWDGEGQFSFSQAFSPEEPPARMELAKQRYHAGAALLRQHQGRITAEVMMSILRDKPSGICMDSGNFCTTGSMVSVLPRDSSLPCIHFFTATPDPSRSIFKPFVFSDCSTPVLRVVSPRFGPDDPAKTQPRFQSKVDRRHELYKAHQVALGTMETNPVGTDGRPRTWV, from the exons aTGGCAGAGGCTCCCATGTCatgtgactgttttgtttccttgcCCCCTGGCTCCCTGGACGACCACGTGATTTTTGGGAAGAACTCGGACCGGCCCAGGGatgaggtgcaggaggtggtccACTACCCTGCAGCATCCCACCCTCCAGGCGCCACGCTGGAG TGTACCTTCACCCGGATCCCTCAGGTGGAGCGGACCCATGCTGTGATCCTGAGCAAACCTGCCTGGATGTGGGGGGCTGAGATGGGAGCCAACGACCAGGGGGTCTGCATTGGGAACGAGGCGGTGTGGACCAGGGAGCCGCTTGCTGCGGGGGAAGCTCTGCTGGGCATGGACCTGGTCCG ACTGGGCCTGGAGCGGGGCGGCAGCGCCTGCGCAGCGCTGGCTGTGATCACCAGCCTCCTGGAGCAGCATGGCCAGGGCGGCCAGTGCAGGGAGGACCCCGAGCCCTTCAGCTACCACAACACCTTCCTCCTGGTGGACCGCAGCGAGGCGTGGGTGCTGGAAACCGCCGGGAAGCTGTGGGCGGCGCAGAGGGTCTCAG AGGGCGTGAGGAACATCTCCAACCAGCTGAGCATCGGCGCCGAGCTGACGGCGGAGCACCCGGAGCTGCGCGGCGCGGCCCGGGCCCGGGGCTGCTGGGACGGGGAGGGGCAGTTCAGCTTCTCCCAGGCGTTCAGCCCCGAGGAGCCGCCCGCCAGGATGGAGCTGGCCAAGCAGCGCTACCACGCAGGCGCGGCGCTGCTCCGGCAGCACCAAG GCCGGATCACAGCGGAGGTGATGATGTCCATTCTGAGGGACAAGCCCAGCGGCATCTGCATGGACTCGGGCAACTTCTGCACCACAGGCAGCATGGTGTcggttctgcccagagacagcaGCCTGCCCTGCATTCACTTCTTCACCGCCACCCCGGACCCGTCCAG GTCTATATTCAAGCCTTTTGTCTTCTCGGACTGCTCCACTCCAGTGCTGAGGGTCGTCTCCCCGCGGTTCGGCCCAGATGACCCTGCCAAGACGCAGCCTCGCTTTCAGAGCAAAGTGGACCGCAGACACGAGCTGTACAAGGCTCACCAGGTGGCGCTCGGCACCATGGAAACCAACCCGGTGGGCACTGATGGACGACCTAG GACGTGGGTTTAG